The following proteins are co-located in the Manihot esculenta cultivar AM560-2 chromosome 7, M.esculenta_v8, whole genome shotgun sequence genome:
- the LOC110619859 gene encoding nucleobase-ascorbate transporter 4 encodes MVFSPLGNPTEHGAMSLSIQTSYAVQAKLSILYKPKKGRKDIHMKHALNLVGSDRSSRRERGRTSRQVVKMPNKIQNSRFAGITISIAVVWTFDEILTVSGVYDNTSPQTQANCRTDRSGLISAAPWIRIPNPFQWGHPTFEVRDVCLVMVASLVATVESIGTFSASSRLGGEIRPRLPKSSRSRQPKSEPDIAAKEKRKNLFIRYVKAKENRSALHISPDTLPPAIGFQGVGTLIDAVFGMGFGCTASVEQTGLTGLTKVGSLRVVFVSAIFMLLLSTTGKVSAILASVPLPIAASLYIILSPYLLSSGLKDLHYLDLDRSKLNFILGFSLFVGISTSKYYSSDIFFNQGLPHSRSSWFKDIIQVIFSSAPTTATIVAFIFNLIMPIKSSKKEPKKKELKPKEEEMELRPLWEDWKIYIASRRSWKSTLGIPSHPSH; translated from the exons ATGGTGTTCTCCCCATTAGGCAATCCTACCGAGCATGGTGCAATGTCAT TATCAATCCAAACTTCATACGCTGTACAAGCTAAACTTTCTATATTGTACAAGCCAAAAAAGGGAAGAAAAGATATTCACATGAAGCATGCTTTAAACCTCGTTGGAAGTGATAGGTCATCAAGACGCGAGAGAGGTCGAACAAGTCGACAAGTCGTAAAGATGCCAAACAAGATACAAAATAG TCGATTTGCTGGGATCACAATCTCGATTGCTGTTGTATGGACATTTGACGAGATTTTGACTGTGTCTGGTGTATACGATAATACATCTCCACAAACACAAGCCAACTGTAGAACTGATCGCTCTGGCCTCATTTCTGCTGCACCATG GATAAGGATACCAAATCCATTTCAATGGGGCCATCCTACTTTTGAAGTTAGAGATGTCTGTTTAGTGATGGTGGCTAGCCTTGTTGCTACTGTTGAG TCTATAGGTACGTTTTCTGCCTCATCAAGATTAGGGGGGGAAATTCGTCCACGGCTCCCTAAATCCTCTCGTTCAAGACAACCTAAATCTGAACCTGATATTGCCGCGAAG GAAAAGCGAAAGAATTTGTTCATAAGATATGTAAAAGCGAAAGAAAATAGGAGTGCACTCCACATTTCGCCTGATACACTTCCTCCTGCTATTGGCTTTCAG GGAGTTGGAACTTTAATTGATGCAGTGTTTGGCATGGGATTTGGCTGCACTGCTTCAGT TGAACAGACTGGTTTGACTGGATTAACAAAGGTAGGCAGCCTACGAGTCGTTTTTGTATCAGCAATTTTTATGCTTCTTCTTTCCACAACAG GAAAAGTGAGTGCTATTCTGGCGTCTGTACCCTTGCCAATTGCGGCGTCTCTCTATATCATCCTCTCTCCCTATTTGC TTTCCAGTGGTCTGAAAGATCTTCACTACTTGGACTTGGATAGGTCAaagttaaatttcattttaggcTTCTCCCTCTTTGTGGGTATATCTACCAGTAAATACTACAGCtctgatatattttttaatcaaggCCTTCCTCATTCCAGATCTTCTTGG TTCAAAGACATTATACAAGTGATTTTCTCATCTGCACCAACTACAGCCACTATAGTtgctttcatttttaatttgataatgcCCATCAAATCCTCCAAGAAAGAGCCAAAGAAGAAGGAGCTGAAGCCAAAGGAGGAGGAGATGGAGTTGAGGCCGCTGTGGGAAGATTGGAAGATTTATATTGCTTCAAGACGTTCATGGAAATCTACTTTGGGGATTCCTTCTCATCCTTCACATTGA
- the LOC110619858 gene encoding nucleobase-ascorbate transporter 4-like: MEGIDTCIPDCPYCRHRPPPLHHFSFSSPPHCPNCLNHWYTFNYGFPATASSAYPYKSPPPESPPPLPPPPPSNLPPEPSKPPPPPHQVRRRRREPTRSRSEIEKACVEHFQKRRVEAKAYLSKVNIPIGENPAWSDPSLYLMGLQTCIVIIWTAMVIPSTLAEVIGGGNVEKAEAIQMSLFTAAVNTGLQVLFGSQLPVVMQISQAFINAAISIAVSINNKFGDTLTPRQRFEESMRRIQGASIIGSFLQIIIGYSGLVEIFVSKLDLVASIPLVTLTGLELRDRGFPQMMKCTAIGLPALAIMIFSTHVSVPLNHLFPKFSLWLNCM, encoded by the exons ATGGAAGGCATCGATACATGCATCCCAGACTGCCCTTATTGCCGCCATAGACCACCGCCTCTCCACcacttctctttctcttctccgcCCCATTGCCCTAATTGCCTAAATCATTGGTATACTTTCAACTATGGCTTCCCTGCTACTGCTTCTTCTGCTTACCCGTATAAATCACCACCGCCTGAGTCACCCCCACCtctacctcctcctccaccatcaaATCTACCTCCAGAACCATCGAAACCACCACCGCCACCACATCAAGTACGGCGACGTCGGCGAGAACCGACCAGATCAAGAAGTGAGATAGAAAAAGCTTGTGTAGAGCATTTTCAAAAGAGACGGGTTGAGGCGAAGGCTTATCTATCTAAAGTCAATATTCCCATTGGAGAGAATCCAGCTTGGA GTGATCCATCTCTTTATCTCATGGGATTACAGACTTGTATAGTGATCATCTGGACTGCTATGGTCATCCCCTCGACGCTGGCCGAGGTGATCGGCGGTGGCAAT GTGGAGAAAGCTGAGGCAATCCAAATGTCGTTGTTTACAGCAGCTGTAAACACGGGCTTGCAGGTTTTGTTCGGTTCTCAACTTCCGGTGGTGATGCAAATTTCCCAAGCTTTCATCAACGCCGCCATCTCCATTGCTGtatcaattaataataaatttggaGACACACTTACTCCTCGTCAG AGGTTTGAGGAATCCATGAGACGCATACAAGGAGCAAGCATTATTGGatccttccttcaaatcatcATTGGTTACTCTGGTCTAGTCGAGATCTTCGTTAG CAAACTTGACCTTGTCGCTTCTATTCCACTTGTGACTCTCACTGGGCTTGAGCTTCGCGACCGTGGATTTCCACAG ATGATGAAATGTACTGCAATTGGACTCCCAGCATTGGCTATTATGATTTTCTCAACCCATGTAAGTGTCCCTCTTAATCACTTATTTCCCAAGTTCTCTTTGTGGTTGAATTGTATGTAG